One window from the genome of Rufibacter tibetensis encodes:
- a CDS encoding YciE/YciF ferroxidase family protein, with protein sequence MAKLKTLEDLFEHQLKDLYSAEKQGVAALTKMIKATEDQKLKQALETHLEETKAQKDRLEQICELVGTSPGRMKCKAMEGLVEEGEETIEEDATPEVKDAGLIASVQRMEHYEIAGYGTAAHFAERLGHAEAAKLLRQTLEEEQKTDTLLNDLAKSYINEKAE encoded by the coding sequence ATGGCTAAGTTAAAAACATTAGAAGACCTGTTTGAGCATCAACTAAAGGACCTATACAGCGCTGAAAAACAAGGCGTTGCAGCGCTTACCAAAATGATTAAAGCTACAGAAGATCAAAAGCTGAAGCAAGCGTTAGAGACTCACCTGGAAGAAACCAAAGCCCAGAAAGACCGCCTGGAGCAGATCTGCGAGTTAGTAGGTACCAGCCCAGGACGCATGAAGTGCAAAGCCATGGAAGGCTTGGTAGAAGAAGGCGAAGAAACCATTGAGGAAGATGCTACCCCAGAGGTGAAAGACGCTGGCTTAATTGCTTCTGTGCAGCGCATGGAGCATTATGAAATTGCCGGTTACGGTACTGCCGCTCACTTTGCAGAGCGTTTAGGTCATGCTGAGGCCGCGAAACTTCTAAGACAAACGTTGGAAGAAGAGCAAAAAACAGACACCCTGTTGAACGACCTAGCGAAAAGCTACATCAACGAGAAAGCAGAATAG